The region TTTTACGCCAGGAAACTGTAAATCCACTTTCCTCTGTTGCATATTTGCAAAGTGCCACATTTCAGGGTTATGTGCTGGTTTAGGTCACTCTAACATGTTGATTACATTGAAGTGATTATGTGATTGTCAAATATTCACATATTTTGTAAGGTTCCAGACTTTCAGGAAGCTGGCTTACTTTCTACACAGCGCTCTAATCAGACATGTTGACTGGGGTCTGGCTTGGGCATTGATATTTGTGTCACTGCTATTTGCATGTTTCATTTTAGAATAGAGTAACTCCAGATGGATGCTCTTGTACTTGTCTGCCATTCTAAGCCTAAattctgtttctgtttgtttacaaggCAAAACTGAAAGAGCTCAACCCTAGTGCTTTGCATTTTTTGGAGGAGCTTGGAGAAGACCGCTTTGGAAAAGTATACAAAGGACATATGTATGGCACTGCCCCTGGGGAGCAAGCTCATGTTGTTGCCATCAAGACAATCAAAGACAAAGCTGACATGACACTACGGGAAGAATTCAAGCATGAAGCTCTCATGAGGTCTCGTCTGCAACATCCTTTTGTCGTCTGCCTGCTGGGACTGGTCACCAAGGACCAGCCCATGAGTATGGTCTTTAGTTACTCATCTCACGGTGACCTGCATGAATTCTTGGTCATGAGGTCTCCTCACTCTGATGTTGGTAGCACCGATGATGACAAAACAGTCAGGTCTACACTGGAGCCATCAGACTTTCTTCACATCATCACCCAGATTGCTGCAGGCATGGAATACTTGTCCAGTCACCATGTTGTTCATAAAGATCTGGCAACCAGAAACATTTTAGTCTATGATAAACTGAACGTGAAGATCTTGGAACTAGGCATGTTCCGGGATGTTTACTCAGCAGATTACTACAAATTAATGGGGAATAACCCTTTTCCAATTCGCTGGATGTCTCCAGAGGCAATATTGTATGGCAAATTCTCTGTGGATTCAGATATTTGGTCTTTTGGAGTTGTCTTGTGGGAGATCTTTAGCTATGGCTTGCAGCCCTATTGTGGTTACTCCAATCAAGATGTCATTGAGATGGTCAGGAACCGACAGGTGCTGGCATGCCCTGATGACTGCCCTGCCTGGATTTATACCCTGATGTTGGAGTGCTGGAATGAGTTCCCAACTAGAAGACCCAGATTTAAAGATATTCATACTCGACTAAGGACATGGGAAAGCCTCTCCAACTATAACAGCTCTGCTCAAACCTCTGGGGCCAGCAACACCACTCAGACCAGCTCTCTCAGCACAAGTCCGGTCAGCAATGTCAGCACAGCACGATACGTCGGGCCAAAGCAGAAAGCCCAAGCATTTTCACCACCCCAGTTCATTCCCATGAAGGGCCAGATTCGACCAATGGTCCCACCACCACAGCTCTATATTCCAGTTAATGGCTACCAGCCAATGCCAGCCTATGGTGCCTACCTACAGAATTTCTACCCCATGCAGATTCCCATGCAGATCCCTCCACAGCAAGTGCACCCTCAGATGATCCCAAAAGCTGGGTCTCATCACAGTGGAAGTGGCTCCACCAGCACAGGTTATGTCACAACCGCTCCTTCAAATGCTTCCATGACCGAACGGGCAGCTTTACTTACAGAAGATCTAAAAGCCTCTGAAGAAAAGCAATGTGTGAACTCCGAAACAACCCCTACTTCCATGCAGGATGAAGACGTTTCCGTCCCAGAGACAGAGTTATTGGGAGACAGCGACATTCCACACCTGGAGGAAGCCGAGACACGTTCAGAAGCATAACCAGTGGCAGGTTCTCTTCGGCAAGGCTCTCAAGTACTTTATCTGAAGGGaatgattttatttgaaaattccaAAAGAACTGGGTAGGAACTCCTCTTAAAGCCCAGCTGAAACCCAAAAAGGTGCCCGGGGAGCATTTGAGTTATCAGATTGTTACTGAGTATTGCAGAGATGTTCAGCCAGACTCTCTTTACTGTTGCTGTGCAACGTGAGGCAGTATATTGGGGGTATGTCAAAGTTGGCCGTATCTTGAGGGGGAAGTATTGGAGCTCCAGATGAACTGAGCTTCTTACAACACACGTGCCTTAACAGTCCATATATgaacagacatttttatataacTGAGGAAAGCTGAAGAGAACTCAACGGTACATTTTTGTCAGAATTTATTCTGAACTCTTATAAGTGTGTCATGAAAAATGGGGCCAGTGTTCAATGAAGAGAAATGTTTttgcattaaagaaaaaatattcaacgTCAAACAGCAGGAATCTAACAAGACCGTGGGTGCTGGAGATATCTGAGACAAGGGTACCAGTTAGTGGCAACAAGTCTTTGTATTacagtgtttgttgtttttttttttctttcaaaagaggcaatttgtacatgtttttaattttgcttccTTTTTATTGGAAAACCCTGTACAGACTTGTAATTTATGTGTTTTACGGTTTCAAAATAGCTTTCATTTTGAAgttgcttttttattataatttaaatgttttacttaatCCACGTGGGTGAAGTTTGTTCATGGTTAAGTGATTATTACTTTTCTGTTACTGTTGGCAAACAATTTCTTTGATTTCAATTATGATTTTTGTAagcctcacaaaaaaaaaaaatggtgtattTGTAAGGAGCACACCGCTTAGCCACATATGTTGTTTACATCCACGAGTGGAGTATCCAATAAAGAAAAGCGTTATTAACATTCCACGTCATGTGCAGTGATTCCAGTGCATGCACATTtcctttaaatccatccatccatccattacccaacccgctatatcccaactacagggtcacgggggtctgctggagccaatcccagccaacacagggtgcaaagcaggaaacagaccccgggcagggcgccagcccaccgcagtttccTTTAAATCTCGCCTTCAAATTAATTACTGTGAGAAGAAGAATCTGTTCGTGCCTACTCCAGCAGTCCATCATGGACACAAGCACTGTAGCTCTGAACAGTCAAAAAATGTTGTTCTTAAACAGAGAGATACAGAGAGTAGCAGAAGGAGCAGGGCTTCTAAGAACACTGGAGAAAAACACTGGAAGCAGAGCTGTTAGAGCTCCAGGGTGGTGGTCACATGTGTGGAGAAAGGCCTGGCTGGAGCCACTGTAAGGTGTGGAGCACCTTGTTGGACAAGAAACATGTGACCTCCACAACTGCTCATGTATGTCACTTTGAGGCAGTTCACCCTCCCACAACTCCAGTACAAACCATAGTGTAACGGCGTATCGTATCACGAGTGTCATATGTTTTAAGTCCAGCGTGGATCTCCACACCTTGCAGTGGCTACAgccagatattattattattattattatatgtgtgtgtgtgtgtgtgtatgtgtgtgtcatttttaaactctcacagtgtccacttcagttttttttccagaCTCCTTCTATATTCCTAAATTGTCTGTTTTGAGGATTATTGTGGTTTTAGCTTGGTCTTAACATGCGTGAATACACTTTTCTTGCCTTATTCCAAGTCGGCACCGCACTGTAGCAgggaatgaataaaagaaaagggGGCACTGAACGCAGCCACAGACTCATTTGTGATTGTGAAACTGAAAAGGTTGCAAAGAGCATTTCAGACTAGGGATTGGAAAGGCCGAGAACACCACGGTACACTTACCGTCATGTATTGGGCACCACatggtaatattttttttttacattttgcagtaTAGTGAATAGTGAAGTTCAGTTCTGTAATTTATTGCAATTTACTAttccttcttttctttgtagagaaaagccaagcaaaatgacaccttttattggctaactaaaaagattacaatatgcaagctttcgaggcaactcaggccccttcttcaggcaagatgtaatacagaaactggagttccctgtgtttatatagacaccaggacagatacagcacTGGAAAACCTTTACgcgagacatcttaaatgtaaaaaatgaatagacctcttcaggctaagattcattaagcaagagaggagaacaatgtctagtcaagatctttggataatgAACTCAATACAAGTTGAACTTACAGTCCTACAGGCAAAAATACATTCAACCTTTTTTTCCTAATAAGAGAAACCTTTAACATgattatgtaaatatatgtatatataatattgaattacgatggtaaatcaaaaagtaaagacaatttgaaaattgTATGGTAAACGCAATGGACAGAAggtgacacaatacaacacatacGTTTGCCCAAAGTCATCTCACTACGCCATGTTGTTGAACAATAGGGTGCAATCCCGCAGCAGAGCATCTGTGTTCATTTTACCTTGGCTTCAGCGAGATTAATGGCGGGGTGCTGTGCTGTACTAcgcgtgttcaaactacccataagccattgtggaCGTATTTTATTGTGTCATCTTCTATCTGTTGCGGCTACTGTGTTAATGttcaaattgcttttactttttgatttacccttataGAAATACAATTCAGATATTTTGATACTTTCCTATTTCAGACTGagaggtactagggtgttgtaccgtgttagccattatgaacatagtgagaagtcaagcaaaatgacaccttttattggctaaataaaaagattacaatatgcaagctttcgagacaactcaggtgTAACACACGACTGAGATGAGCTGTCATGTTTCTAGTGTCgtctaaatgttttgtttttctgtgacaGTGCATGTGGATTGCATGATTCATGTTAAGCTCTTTCTTGTCTGTAatgctgagaaaacaaaaatgaccgGAGATAATGAACTTAAGTGTGGAAGGAGCATTTTGTAACAAATGCTATGAAATATCTCCTGTCTATTAAAAATAAACGTTCACAGGCTGCTTTCATTACTCATGTGAAAGAGGAAAAGTGTGCAGTGTAAAATTTAAGGCTCTTCAGGAGCAAAATAACGCATTTGCTTATACAATAACCAACAAAAACATTCATAACTTTAACatccaaataaattaagtttatagaggAAATATCACAACCAAAAATATTATACGGATGCTTTTTTTATGCAGATATCCCTAAAGGGGATTCTGAAAAGTCAAAAAGAGATGAATGCCTGGACAAGCAGACTGTCATCACAAGGCAAAGAAACATCAACTACACGTTAGGAAGCGATGGGCCTGCTGAGTGCTTACGATTGGAGCAAATCACATGGCAAAAAACAGCATGATTAACACTTTTCAGGAGATTTTCctctaattaaataaaaagaaatgctcaCATGTGACTCTATTTGCATTAGAACTCACAGCAGACTGCAGTTTCAGGAGGCTTCAGGATGGACTCCTACTAATGAATTCCCAAATCATCCCTTTCTTTTATGATCACCTTTGTCAAGCAGGAAGCTTTATTCTTATACCAGTCACCCGTTATAATCGAGACCTCGTATTGGAGAAGGTAGGCAGCTgatcatttctgtttctttttaaagCTTAATAGAAAATGAGGATTTTTTTAAAGAGCTGTATGTACAGAAATTAATTCTGCCTCCATGACTGGCTTGCTTGAATAAAAGATTTAATGTAGAAATAGTTAACAGTGTGATCAGATGAGGAGCAGGTCATCCATTTCCATGCTCACCAGTAACTAAttttgtataacaaaaaaaagcattaaactaAAATCACCTGGGAAAAGAATTGTACTTTTGTGGATTAACAAACAGCAGTATTCATTGCTGCctattttcacatttcacatcAACTGTGATTAGATAGAAAAAAGTGATGAGGTAACAAGGAGTCATCAAGAAGTTCAACTTAGAAGCACAGATGATGGTGACAATGAAAAGGTTCAGGGCCAGGCCTGGCCACCTTGTTCTACAGTTACAAGTGGAGTTGATGTTTACCTTGCAGACAGCTGGATCCATCTATTGTTGTAGCCACCTACTTCAGTTTACACTTAGGGAGGTTGAAACTTATCTGGCAGCATTACATCAAGGCAGGAAGGGACATCATTCAATTACAGAGCACACTTGCATATATTCATGTCTAAATTAGTGTTGAAAATCAACCTAACGCACACTTTTGGGATCTCAGAGGAGGAAAACTGAGGTCCTAGAGAAAACAacagcacagagagaacatgcagacttcacgtAGACAATAATAActaggccaggatttgaaccagggATTTTTGAGAAGGTGCATGGCTGTGCCACCCCAAGATTATTGGATGAAGTGTAATCAATCAAAAAACCTTAGGGTATtgtcagaagatagatagatagatagatagatagatagatagatagatagatagatagatagatagatagatatgaaaggcactatataagatagatagatagatagatagatagatagatagatagatagatagatagatagatagatagatagatagatagatagatagatagatagggaaaggCAAAGGTGTCCTGCATTTGCTTCCTACTATTCTCTAAGGTACTGGCAGAGTCTCACTGTTGCCCTGGCACCATTATGAAAGGCTTGGGTAGCTTTTACATTTTCCTGATGACCATGGAGTAGAAATGGTCTCAAATGTGAATGTATCGCTATCATATCAGGGCTGGATCACTTTGCTTTCCTCTGCCTCATATTGATGGGTCATTTTTGGCAATCcaagtcagtcattttcacaGAGTCTCTCCCTGCAAGCGGTGCTTAGTGAATCTGTAGCTATGATGTGTCTTTGCCAGCTCCACATCTAGATAAGTTATGGCACCGAGGCATAATCTCCGTCAAGAGCTCCTTAGCAGTCCGCTTTGTtccatatgtatactgtatgtctgactCCATCTCTGATGTTAACAGTGGCACAAGGCAGCACTCATGGCTTTGAGCTGAGGTGATCCTCTTCCTCTGCTTCTTGAACAGGCTGCTCCAGCAGACTGCTGAGTTAAAGGCTGACTGTGAGAGATGATCCCCTCAAGCGCTCAGAGTTGGAATGACTCTCTCTTAAGAATAAaggttctaaaatggcactttattgGGCTGTGTGGCTGCTTGTAGAACCTTTGCTGGACAAAGAACTATTTAAATCTGGGAGGGTTTTTTTTGTACATGAAGTTGGTTCTTCGGGCGTTGAGAAGGTTCCTATTATGTGGAGAAAGCAGAAATCTTTAGTGTTTAGAAGGATACTGACTAACAAGAAAACATGGGAAAatgaagagtccttttaaaatcttgAAGCCATTGGGATTTCGGTTATCTATTCAAGGTTCTTTATGGAGCCCgttacagatttaaataaataaaggtatttTCTATAACTTTCACGTGCGTGATAtttttgagaaccaaaaatgggTTCCCTATGACTCTTAAGAACCACtgtggcacctttattttaagaGTGTACGGATGGAGACACAACATGTCTTTTCACCCTTTCAGTTAATAAAGTTGAGGACGAAATCCTGATGTGTACCAAACCCACCACTAGAGGCCACCACAGCGCCTAATGATCTGTCTATAACAAATGATGAGCCTGCTGGTCTGCTAACCAATGACAAAGGAGATTTGGGGCCAGCCACCGGGGGCGTGACCAGAGCTGCAACGGCGCCCCTCATGTGTCTAGTAGCCCTGTAATTTCGCGCACAGAGCGCTGAATGTACGCGTGATGGATGTGTGCTCCCTGTACGGAGGCACGAGACCGGCGTCGTCGTCAACTGCACCGGGTGGCACTCGTCAGATGTCTGGTGCGATTGCCTGCTCCACTCAGCCCGACTGTCCCCCTGAATCCCCTTTGGCCTGCGGCGAGCCGTACAACTTTTTCGTTCGCTCCTTCCTTGGTTTGCCAGTCCCGTCTGCCAAACGAACAGAGTGTTTGCCTGGAAACTCTGTAGTGCGCAGGAAAAGAGAATTCACCCCGGAGGAGCA is a window of Erpetoichthys calabaricus chromosome 7, fErpCal1.3, whole genome shotgun sequence DNA encoding:
- the ror2 gene encoding LOW QUALITY PROTEIN: tyrosine-protein kinase transmembrane receptor ROR2 (The sequence of the model RefSeq protein was modified relative to this genomic sequence to represent the inferred CDS: deleted 1 base in 1 codon), whose amino-acid sequence is MRKIRRTTWTRVEMVLVFALAFWWDVHAEDASLSEAGETLGLADAQDRGQPTPKGFFLYFLEPVNNNTLLQGQTATLHCKVAGNPTPSIRWLKNDAPVVLEQGRISIRKTEMGSRLRIQDLDTTDTGYYQCVASNSVRTISATGVLFVRLGQSPTPGSNYNDQDESREEGFCQPYRGIACARFIGNRTIYVDSLQMQGEIENRITAAFTMIGTSTHLSDQCSQFAIPSFCHYVFPLCDERSRIPKQRELCRDECEVLENDLCRTEYMIARSNPLILMQLQLPNCDDLALPDTLEAENCMRIGIPVEKLRRYHKCYNASGADYRGTVSFTKSGYKCQRWSAQFPHSHHFTNLEFPELGGGHNYCRNPGGQMEAPWCFTQNENVRVELCDIPACNPRENSKMEILYILTPSIAIPLVTACLLFLFCMCRNKRKACTPPRRQLVASPSQDMELPLINQHKHQAKLKELNPSALHFLEELGEDRFGKVYKGHMYGTAPGEQAHVVAIKTIKDKADMTLREEFKHEALMRSRLQHPFVVCLLGLVTKDQPMSMVFSYSSHGDLHEFLVMRSPHSDVGSTDDDKTVRSTLEPSDFLHIITQIAAGMEYLSSHHVVHKDLATRNILVYDKLNVKILELGMFRDVYSADYYKLMGNNPFPIRWMSPEAILYGKFSVDSDIWSFGVVLWEIFSYGLQPYCGYSNQDVIEMVRNRQVLACPDDCPAWIYTLMLECWNEFPTRRPRFKDIHTRLRTWESLSNYNSSAQTSGASNTTQTSSLSTSPVSNVSTARYVGPKQKAQAFSPPQFIPMKGQIRPMVPPPQLYIPVNGYQPMPAYGAYLQNFYPMQIPMQIPPQQVHPQMIPKAGSHHSGSGSTSTGYVTTAPSNASMTERAALLTEDLKASEEKQCVNSETTPTSMQDEDVSVPETELLGDSDIPHLEEAETRSEA